One genomic segment of Aquipluma nitroreducens includes these proteins:
- a CDS encoding RagB/SusD family nutrient uptake outer membrane protein, with product MKKYINILLRSSFIITLFVLVFSCKKLDEQPISSVTPANFGNSALQVETAYAASLNYLWDYWAGYGYAYAAFRNDDQLDGGDLNIGLDNGDDLWRVHYSALLNINATLASIKAGNIKGESQETIDILTAEGKFLQAHNYFMLVRMFGGVPLITEETPDPILNPMPRASIADVYQLIVSDLTFAASKLPVSWSGEPGKPTSGAAKGILAKVYLTMATFPLNETSNYQKAADIASEVIESGVYSLVPNVEDVFKLENKYGPEMMWSYNSTYDDIATDPEIWTTANYLDGGWGDAAMDTTFERRWPAQPRKDAYLFTDWNGVHYTDFPEQTPFCKKFFYYISADDFNGYSSTMNWPIIRFADVLLIYAEAANMANGGPTAGAVDAINKVIDRANGYVDNPLHPKMKTSMTKGAFDDAVIQERNWELVYENSDRWFDICRKRILDKVTRPEYLVNFSVNDYLFPIPEIDLNLNKLLVQNPGYGD from the coding sequence ATGAAAAAATATATAAATATTTTACTACGCAGTTCGTTTATTATCACACTTTTTGTGCTTGTTTTTTCGTGTAAAAAATTAGATGAGCAGCCGATTAGTTCAGTAACACCTGCCAATTTTGGCAACTCTGCCTTGCAAGTTGAAACTGCTTATGCCGCTTCTTTGAACTATCTATGGGATTATTGGGCTGGATATGGATATGCTTATGCGGCTTTCCGTAACGATGACCAGCTGGATGGGGGAGACTTAAACATTGGGTTAGATAATGGAGATGACCTATGGCGCGTACATTATTCAGCACTACTAAATATCAACGCCACGCTGGCATCAATAAAAGCCGGAAACATCAAAGGTGAAAGCCAGGAAACAATTGACATATTAACTGCAGAGGGAAAGTTTCTCCAGGCACATAACTACTTTATGCTGGTAAGAATGTTTGGTGGCGTTCCACTGATTACAGAAGAAACACCGGATCCAATCTTAAATCCCATGCCACGGGCTTCTATAGCAGATGTCTATCAATTAATTGTAAGTGACTTAACATTTGCTGCTTCAAAACTACCTGTATCATGGTCTGGCGAACCTGGAAAACCAACCAGCGGTGCGGCAAAAGGAATATTGGCAAAAGTATATCTTACCATGGCAACATTTCCATTAAATGAAACTTCAAATTATCAAAAAGCTGCCGACATAGCTTCAGAAGTTATTGAGTCAGGAGTATATTCACTTGTGCCCAATGTAGAAGATGTATTCAAACTTGAAAATAAATATGGCCCTGAAATGATGTGGAGTTATAATTCAACTTACGACGATATAGCCACTGACCCGGAGATTTGGACCACAGCAAATTATTTGGATGGTGGATGGGGAGATGCTGCGATGGATACAACTTTTGAACGTCGTTGGCCTGCTCAGCCTAGAAAGGATGCATACCTGTTTACAGATTGGAATGGAGTTCATTATACTGATTTCCCGGAACAGACGCCATTTTGCAAAAAATTCTTTTACTATATTTCAGCAGACGACTTTAACGGTTATTCTTCAACCATGAACTGGCCAATTATTCGCTTTGCAGATGTTCTGTTGATCTATGCGGAAGCAGCTAATATGGCTAATGGAGGACCTACTGCTGGTGCAGTGGATGCAATTAACAAGGTGATTGACCGTGCAAATGGGTACGTGGATAATCCATTACATCCAAAGATGAAAACTTCTATGACCAAAGGGGCTTTTGATGATGCTGTAATCCAGGAACGAAATTGGGAATTGGTTTATGAAAACAGTGATCGTTGGTTTGATATCTGTAGGAAAAGGATATTGGATAAAGTGACTCGTCCTGAATATTTGGTAAATTTCAGTGTAAATGATTACCTGTTCCCCATCCCTGAAATTGATTTGAATTTAAATAAATTACTTGTGCAAAATCCAGGATACGGGGATTAA
- a CDS encoding DUF4091 domain-containing protein — MKKKSSALKYFGGIWKLPFLPENIIYIRVDRYLSVITFICLFFVIGVGEVYGQFAKTGANNDKVNKVLDSEDLMVWAVPAEQKVRPDDRVETNNLIWSKDKKTIYVSGAGNEHIPFQVVITTPVPIGYRPKAPGGFFIKASNFTSKQGKTIDQAQISFYLEHYIMLYGKSSPIGATGYWPDALAPIKEPFSMAAQYTVVRNRPIWVDISIPSLTPGGIYTGTITVTQNGEEVEILNVEVKVFDFSLPDKTHLITYMNISKESLADFYHKQVSSQEIDKLTQTYYEFLFAHRMEPWFNDQLEPKIVINGEKVDVKFDDERYQYYLNKLNSKRVLLNTFPSGLKSQILDEPFSKAFNQKVMSYLSQVESYFGKHGWKDRLVFNSPIDEPNTMKDYEDTRQWANLVHEAALGVPFLATESPVPDNLRDWGTLVGYVNNFSIHGNALNDQKVKQAIIEEQDKKGEMTWYISCDQAYPQPNYFIDAPALDLVMVPWITARYHMAGILYWALNFWSETPNPWLDAVTFISGFECSEGYIINGEGSLFYPGDYTETYTGQPNVDGPVSSIRFELLREGIEDYEYLWMLKDLGDQKYVDSLVSNLVVDVSAFSRNVNELYLTRKAMAQRLEELTRK, encoded by the coding sequence GTGAAAAAAAAATCATCTGCATTAAAATATTTTGGGGGGATTTGGAAATTACCTTTCCTTCCTGAAAACATTATTTATATTAGAGTGGATCGTTACTTGTCTGTAATTACCTTCATTTGTCTGTTCTTTGTAATTGGTGTGGGGGAAGTGTACGGACAATTCGCCAAGACAGGGGCAAACAACGATAAGGTCAACAAAGTATTGGACAGTGAAGATCTAATGGTTTGGGCAGTACCGGCCGAACAGAAAGTGCGTCCGGATGATAGAGTTGAAACAAATAACCTAATCTGGTCAAAAGATAAGAAAACGATATACGTTTCCGGAGCAGGTAATGAACATATTCCGTTCCAGGTGGTGATAACCACTCCGGTTCCTATAGGTTATAGACCGAAGGCTCCTGGTGGTTTCTTTATAAAGGCCTCTAACTTTACCTCAAAGCAGGGAAAAACAATCGATCAAGCTCAGATTAGTTTTTATCTGGAGCACTATATAATGCTTTACGGCAAATCAAGTCCGATTGGTGCAACAGGATATTGGCCGGACGCCCTTGCACCTATTAAGGAACCATTTAGTATGGCCGCACAATATACAGTCGTCCGGAATCGTCCTATCTGGGTAGATATTTCCATTCCATCCTTAACACCAGGTGGTATCTATACCGGGACTATTACAGTCACTCAAAATGGAGAGGAAGTTGAAATTTTGAATGTAGAGGTTAAGGTATTTGACTTCTCACTGCCAGATAAAACACACCTGATTACCTACATGAATATCTCGAAAGAATCCTTAGCTGATTTTTATCATAAGCAGGTTTCGTCCCAGGAAATAGATAAACTCACACAGACTTACTACGAATTCCTTTTTGCTCACCGGATGGAACCTTGGTTTAATGATCAACTTGAGCCAAAAATTGTAATCAATGGTGAAAAAGTGGATGTAAAGTTCGATGATGAACGATACCAGTACTATCTAAACAAGCTAAACAGCAAACGGGTGCTTTTAAATACATTTCCTTCTGGTTTGAAAAGTCAGATTTTAGATGAACCTTTCTCTAAGGCGTTTAATCAGAAAGTGATGTCTTATTTATCGCAAGTTGAATCATATTTCGGGAAGCATGGATGGAAGGATCGGCTGGTATTTAACAGTCCAATTGATGAACCTAATACGATGAAAGATTACGAAGATACCCGTCAATGGGCCAATCTCGTACACGAGGCCGCATTAGGTGTTCCATTTTTGGCAACCGAGTCACCAGTCCCGGATAATCTTCGCGATTGGGGAACCCTCGTAGGATATGTAAATAACTTTTCAATTCATGGAAATGCGCTGAACGATCAGAAGGTTAAACAAGCGATCATCGAAGAGCAGGATAAAAAAGGCGAGATGACCTGGTATATTTCCTGTGATCAGGCATATCCGCAGCCTAACTATTTCATTGATGCACCAGCGCTCGATCTCGTCATGGTTCCCTGGATCACGGCTCGTTATCATATGGCTGGTATCTTGTATTGGGCACTGAATTTCTGGTCTGAAACTCCAAATCCCTGGTTGGATGCAGTAACTTTTATTTCAGGCTTCGAATGTAGTGAGGGCTACATAATCAATGGTGAAGGTTCTTTGTTTTATCCGGGAGATTATACTGAAACATATACTGGTCAGCCGAATGTTGATGGCCCTGTTTCTTCAATAAGATTTGAGCTTTTACGTGAAGGCATTGAAGATTATGAGTATCTGTGGATGTTAAAAGATTTAGGAGACCAGAAATATGTAGATTCACTAGTCAGTAATTTAGTGGTTGACGTAAGTGCTTTCTCTCGTAATGTGAATGAGCTTTACTTAACCCGGAAAGCTATGGCTCAACGGTTGGAAGAGTTAACCAGAAAGTAA
- a CDS encoding SusC/RagA family TonB-linked outer membrane protein produces the protein MRKLTMLFVLLLMGGMQVVLAQNTIKGKVTSVDDQGGIPGASVVVVGTNLGVITDINGMFSLSVPSTAKTLKISFVGMKSAEVQIGKQKEINVKLESEFTVIDEVVAVGYGTQKKNDLTGSVSSVKGGELAQMPMQRVDQALQGRASGVMVLNTAGAPGAETTIRVRGMNSINGGNNALIVIDGLQGGNLNSLNPNDIESLEILKDASATAIYGSMGANGVILITTKSGKKSKPTIEYSYNIGIQSIRKKLDVMGAADYAKTRNAFKATQNGSGTPDPIFSELQIQGFEKNGGTDWQDVIYRVAPIQNHQLSMGGGTDNLKYMISGGYLDQEGILINSAYKRFTLRANISADITTKLKFGLNWAGSKEAGNSPPYGGGTALSFLGQAVNIAPRWDPTTPPYDAEGNYNRHPLGYGAYDTWNPLAAAKEPVIQNNTNRNNINSYLEYEIIKGLKLKVSGGASIDNVNNKSYYNSKTWEGKPIGGKVGYGTLSAGLSTQYQNTNILTYDKNINEVHQFTLMAVAEQQYEKQEESGLVATKFTVDQTGINDLAGAEQISSKYSFVTERVINSYLGRINYSYARKYLLTVSYRADGSSVFGKNNKWGYFPSTSIAWRMSEESFIKNLNLFSNLKLRTSWGIVGNQAISPYQTIARMGSGYNYPYSGGQSTDLGFIIANAPNPDLKWESTTQLNLGLDAGMFNGRLSATVDVYSKTTKDLLLNRTLPSYTGFASVIDNVGSVENKGLELSISGDPSVGVVKWNSGFNISWNRSKVLDLGESSKLEFKTTYGGYGLKNGFMQLRVGEPFGQMYGYGYEGVWKESESAEAAAFGQLPGDPKYTDFNKDGKITASDIKVIGNSMPNFIFGWSNRFTFKNFEMTILIQGTKGNDIFNQGRIRLEGSGSDGTSTRLLDRWTPENQNTDVPAFIDEVTRRNAGLTNKIQIGSGDNGRLSRWVEDGSYVRLKNVTVAYNIPKLLLDRIGLAKVRTYVSGTNLLTLTKYTGYDPEVSAYNGNDAQIGVDLSNYPTAKTITFGIEVSF, from the coding sequence ATGAGAAAATTGACAATGCTGTTTGTATTGCTCCTGATGGGAGGAATGCAGGTTGTACTTGCACAGAACACGATCAAGGGTAAAGTCACCAGTGTAGATGATCAAGGTGGAATTCCCGGTGCTTCGGTGGTTGTGGTTGGCACCAACTTGGGTGTAATTACTGATATAAATGGAATGTTCTCATTATCAGTTCCGTCAACTGCCAAAACTTTAAAAATTTCATTTGTTGGTATGAAGTCAGCGGAAGTACAGATTGGTAAGCAAAAAGAAATTAATGTAAAGTTGGAATCAGAATTTACAGTTATTGACGAAGTTGTGGCTGTTGGTTATGGAACTCAGAAGAAAAACGACCTTACTGGGTCTGTAAGTTCGGTAAAAGGAGGAGAACTTGCTCAGATGCCGATGCAACGAGTTGACCAGGCTTTGCAAGGACGTGCTTCCGGCGTAATGGTATTGAATACTGCCGGAGCCCCAGGCGCTGAAACAACTATTCGCGTTAGAGGGATGAATTCAATTAATGGCGGTAACAATGCACTTATAGTGATTGACGGACTTCAAGGTGGAAATCTTAATTCGTTGAACCCAAATGACATTGAGTCATTGGAGATTTTAAAAGATGCTTCTGCCACAGCTATTTACGGATCAATGGGGGCAAACGGTGTAATTTTAATTACAACTAAAAGTGGGAAAAAGAGCAAACCTACAATTGAATATTCCTACAATATTGGGATTCAATCTATCAGGAAAAAACTGGATGTAATGGGTGCAGCAGACTATGCCAAAACCAGGAATGCTTTTAAAGCTACTCAGAATGGATCCGGGACTCCGGACCCAATTTTTTCAGAACTTCAAATCCAGGGTTTTGAGAAGAACGGGGGAACTGATTGGCAGGACGTAATATACAGAGTTGCTCCTATTCAGAATCATCAATTATCGATGGGGGGAGGAACAGATAATTTGAAATATATGATTTCCGGTGGTTACCTTGACCAGGAAGGCATTTTGATTAACTCTGCTTATAAACGTTTTACTTTACGCGCAAACATAAGTGCTGATATTACTACCAAGCTGAAATTTGGATTAAATTGGGCCGGTTCAAAAGAAGCCGGTAACTCTCCGCCTTATGGCGGTGGTACTGCACTTAGTTTTCTGGGGCAGGCCGTGAATATTGCTCCACGATGGGATCCTACAACACCTCCATATGATGCAGAAGGGAATTATAATCGCCATCCACTTGGATATGGTGCATATGATACATGGAACCCATTGGCTGCAGCAAAAGAACCAGTGATACAAAACAATACGAACAGGAATAATATTAATAGCTACCTGGAGTATGAAATTATTAAAGGATTAAAATTAAAAGTGTCAGGTGGAGCCTCCATTGATAATGTGAATAACAAAAGTTACTATAACAGCAAGACATGGGAGGGTAAACCAATTGGAGGCAAAGTCGGTTATGGGACATTGTCTGCGGGCTTATCAACCCAATACCAAAATACAAATATCCTGACATACGATAAGAATATTAACGAAGTACATCAATTCACTTTAATGGCAGTTGCGGAACAACAGTATGAAAAACAGGAAGAATCTGGCTTGGTTGCGACTAAGTTTACTGTTGATCAGACTGGAATTAACGATTTAGCTGGTGCAGAGCAAATCTCATCGAAATATTCGTTTGTGACTGAAAGGGTAATTAATTCTTATCTGGGAAGGATAAATTATTCTTATGCCAGAAAATATTTATTAACAGTCAGTTATCGTGCTGATGGATCCTCTGTATTTGGTAAAAATAATAAATGGGGATATTTTCCTTCTACATCAATAGCCTGGCGAATGTCGGAGGAATCTTTCATAAAAAACTTAAACCTGTTCTCAAACCTAAAACTCCGGACAAGTTGGGGTATTGTAGGTAATCAGGCTATTAGTCCATATCAGACAATTGCCAGAATGGGCTCTGGATATAATTATCCGTATAGTGGAGGTCAATCTACCGACTTAGGTTTTATTATTGCAAATGCACCAAATCCAGATCTCAAATGGGAAAGTACAACACAGTTGAACCTCGGATTGGATGCGGGCATGTTTAATGGAAGGTTAAGTGCAACTGTAGATGTATATTCAAAAACCACCAAAGATTTATTGTTAAATCGCACTTTACCAAGTTATACCGGTTTCGCCAGTGTAATCGACAATGTAGGATCGGTTGAAAATAAGGGGCTTGAATTGTCCATTTCAGGTGATCCGTCTGTTGGTGTTGTAAAATGGAACTCAGGTTTTAATATTTCATGGAATAGAAGCAAAGTATTGGATTTAGGGGAAAGTAGCAAGTTGGAGTTTAAAACTACTTATGGAGGTTATGGCCTTAAAAATGGTTTTATGCAGTTACGTGTGGGAGAACCTTTTGGCCAAATGTATGGATATGGATACGAAGGAGTATGGAAAGAAAGTGAATCAGCCGAGGCTGCTGCTTTTGGCCAATTGCCTGGTGACCCCAAATATACAGATTTCAATAAAGATGGTAAAATTACGGCCAGCGATATCAAGGTTATTGGTAATTCAATGCCTAATTTTATTTTTGGATGGAGTAACCGTTTTACATTCAAAAATTTCGAAATGACTATACTGATTCAGGGAACTAAAGGAAACGACATCTTTAACCAGGGAAGAATTCGTTTAGAAGGATCAGGAAGTGACGGAACAAGTACCCGCCTCTTGGATCGGTGGACACCAGAAAATCAAAACACCGACGTTCCAGCATTTATTGATGAAGTAACCCGGAGGAACGCTGGCCTTACCAATAAAATTCAAATTGGTAGTGGCGATAATGGACGCCTTAGCCGTTGGGTTGAAGATGGCTCATATGTCAGGCTGAAAAATGTAACGGTTGCATATAATATTCCTAAATTACTATTAGACAGAATCGGATTGGCAAAAGTTAGGACATATGTGAGCGGGACTAATTTGCTTACCTTAACAAAATATACGGGTTATGATCCGGAAGTGAGTGCATACAATGGTAACGATGCTCAGATCGGTGTTGATCTCAGTAATTACCCTACTGCAAAGACAATTACATTTGGTATTGAAGTATCATTTTAA